The following coding sequences are from one Ornithodoros turicata isolate Travis chromosome 1, ASM3712646v1, whole genome shotgun sequence window:
- the LOC135396062 gene encoding uncharacterized protein LOC135396062 has protein sequence MNKLTVFLFAFGLFTTATAGGFSGHGGGLVLGHGGFGGGFGFGGGHGHHVHALRGPTYLVKTVHHVHKLHGGGGYLGGGHGFSGGLKGFGGFGSHGWHGR, from the exons ATGAACAAGTTG actGTGTTTCTCTTTGCCTTCGGCCTGTTCACCACCGCTACGGCTGGTGGGTTTTCGGGCCATGGCGGTGGTCTTGTTCTTGGCCATGGGGGATTTGGTGGTGGCTTCGGATTTGGCGGCGGCCATGGCCACCACGTGCATGCTCTTCGAGGACCAACGTACTTGGTGAAAACTGTTCATCACGTGCACAAGCTTCACGGCGGAGGCGGATACCTTGGTGGAGGGCACGGCTTCAGCGGTGGCCTCAAGGGATTCGGCGGCTTCGGAAGTCATGGCTGGCACGGGCGATAG